The proteins below come from a single Mytilus edulis chromosome 5, xbMytEdul2.2, whole genome shotgun sequence genomic window:
- the LOC139524187 gene encoding uncharacterized protein, translated as MVNEIGGIDPGNVPQPTTTSTTQPPPGPNQPLDNENRRSTTDTIAALTVAILSVIVIITILLLVRAIRKRRQARQGRELNPVATISTGVMGTGVAAYSNAAMDWEPVNHDHEMTVRPSSSHHRS; from the exons ATGGTAAATGAAATTGGTGGCATTGATCCTGGCAACGTACCACAGCCCACAACTACCTCAACAACCCAACCACCTCCTGGACCAAACCAACCATTAGACAACGAAAACCGACGATCTACAACTGATACCATCGCGGCCTTAACTGTTGCCATATTATCTGTTATTGTAATTATAACCATTTTGTTGCTTGTTAGAGCTATCAGAAAGAGACGACAGGCTAGACAAGGGAGGGAACTCAATCCTGTTGCCACTATATCTACCGGCGTAATGGGCACAG GTGTAGCAGCTTACAGTAATGCAGCCATGGATTGGGAACCAGTGAACCATGACCATGAAATGACAGTAAGACCTTCATCGTCTCATCACAGAAGCTAG